The DNA region TTTGCAAGCTCAACTATGAACTCCTTGTTCTCGTTCCAAAAGTCCTCCGTGAATCTTATTGCAACTTCATAGTCCTCTGGTGTAAGTCCCACTCCTTTGAGGACTTCCATGCTGAGCTTGTACTGCTTCTTGAATTCGGCTTTAGCCTGCTCCATGTCCTTTGCAACCGTGTGCATATCGGGCATTGTGAATGCTCTCAAACGCCTAAGGCCGCTCAGCTCACCGCGCTTCTCTCTTCTAAATGAGTACCTCGTTAATTCGTACATTCTCAAAGGAAGGTGTCTGTAGCTTATTGTAGCATCTTTCTTCATTAAGAACTGACCGAAACAAGCGGCAAACCTAAGGAAGAACTTCTTATCACCGCTCAAAACGATGTACTGGCGAGCAGGGAAGCGGTTGAGGTAGCTCTTCAAAGCTGGATGTTCGAAGTCGTACATAATTGGCGTCTCAACTTCCATTGCGCCGTACTCTATAACGCGCTCCGTGACGTAGTTCTCTAAGAGAGATTTGATCAATCTTCCCTTTGGATAGTAGCGGAGGTTTCCGGGGTCGCTTCCCTCTTCGTAATCCACAAGCTCTTGATTGAGCATTATTTTAACGTGAGCTGGCTCTTTCTCGGCCACACGGCTCTTGCTTATCTCATAGTTGGCGAACTTCTTGAGGTTTTCATGGCCGGAGAAGTCAAACTTATCTACCTCAATTAGCTCCCCTTCTGGCGTTAAGATATACCAGTAACTTACAAGCTCTTCTTCCTTCTTTAGTGCTTCTGGAACTTCCTCTTCTTTCTTTTCTCCACTAGGCACTATTGTCCTTGAAAGCTCTGCCAAGGGGTGGCCTTTACATGAAAGCTTGAACGCTTTGTAGTAGCCGAAAGGTGCTCTTTTGACATTGAAGCCCTCTTCTTTGAGCTTTTCTTCTATGGCCTTGAGAATCTCGAGTGCAACTTCGGGCTTAGCAAGCTCACTGCTCAGGTGTGCGAATGGGTAAACGAATATGTTTTGGGCGTTAACTTGAGAAGCAACGTTTTTTATCTCCTCAACGGCTTTTTGAACAATTTCTTCTGGATTAGCCTCATCCACCTTCTCCACACTCATAAAAGCAGCGAGAACTTCATCGAGCCTTCCTTTCTTCTGTTCTTCACTTATCTCCTCTGGTTTTGAAAGAGCTTTGTCTTTGACTTCATACTCCAAATAATCGCTGTGTATCAACAGCATTCTCATCTTCTACCACCGCCTTAACTTTAAGGACGCTAATAAAAATACTTTTTGGCTGAGGTTATAAAGTTTAGTTTTATCGAAACTTTCTTATTTTTCTTTTGCCTAACGACATTATCATTAAGAGCGGGCGGTGATTCCATGAAGGAAGAAACTAAAAGAATAATTTACATTGCTATCATTGCACTATCTCTTATAAGTCTTTTTTGGTACTCCTACAATGAGGCCTCGAGCAATAAGCTGAAAGACTACATAGGCGACGAGGTATGGTATGTTTCAGCTTCGCGGAATATTCTCCACCTCTTAGGAGCTGAACTGCACTACTTCAACGAAAACACAAGCTCTTATGGTGTGAACATATTACTCCCTGAAGGACTGAGCGAAGATGAGGCCTACAAGTTCAGACTCAAGATATGGCGCATAGCCTCGGAATACAACTATACACTTTACGTCAAGTATGAAAATTTCCCTGCTGTTTACTATGATATTCCTGAAGAGAACTATAATAGCTTTCTCCAAAGTGTTTCAAAGCTCAACGTTACATTGATTCCTGGTTTTAAATATCCGGATAAGGAAAACATCCAAAATTACCTAAATACTGAGCACCCATATTTGGCTAAGGGGATAATCTCGCTCGGCATGCTCATAGAGGACGAGCCCATTTATTGGCGCCTCCCTGGAATCATCGCCCATTTGATAATCGCTCTTTTAGTGTTTTTAGCTGCTTATGAGATTAGTAAGAGCTATTTAGCATCATTTATAGCATTCTTCTTCGTGGTTTTAGATCCTCTCCTTTTTGCCACAGGTATAGCTGCAATGCTTGACATTCACGTTGCATTCTTTACAGCGCTGTTTGTATATTTCATGATTAGGGGAAGCGATAGTCTCACCGGAATTTCTATAGGGCTGGCAGCAGCAACAAAGCTCAACGGTGCCTTTCCATATCCGGTGTTCTTTTTAAAGTTGCTCCGTGATTGGCGGAGAAAGGAAAAGAGCCTTATAGATGCGCTCCTAAATGGGGTTTTCATCCCGGGCATTGCATTTATAGCTGCCAATATCCCTGTAATGGTGGCCATAGGTGCTGAGAGGTGGATTAGGGAACTTTTGGGCTCGTTTAAGTGGCATTTAAGCTTTAAGGGAGAGCATCCAGCTAATTCGCCATTCTGGCAGTGGTTCATAAATCTAAAGCCCTTCCCCTTCCACTACAACCCAGATATATTTGCTTACACAGATCCAATTTTAATGCTTGCAATGGTGGCAATGATCTTTGCAATCCCTTACGCTGCAAAGAAGAGGGGGAAGCTTCTCATTCCCTTTGGTGCTTTTTGGAGTATTATAGCGTTTTATGCTCTTCAGTGGATTCTGGGGGGAAAGACGCAATTCAGCTTCTATGCAACTCCCTTGGTTCCTGCAGCTGCAGTGTCCATAGGAGTTTTTGCAAAGGATGTGATAAAGTGGGAGTACTTCGAGGAATCCCTTGGGATGTACTGGGAATGGCTCAAGAGGGCATTTAATTGCGTTGTGATGCTCATTAGAAGGCATGAATCTAAAAAAAGAGACGAGAAAAGTTTAATAGATGAAAATGTTAAGAAAGAAAAGAGCAATGATGATATCGGCACTGGCTGATTGGTGATTGGCGCTACCCAACTGAGCGCTTTTATTTTTAACTTTCTAGAAGATTGAGGTGAGAACATGCTTGAGGTGGGATTAAAGGAAATATTGAGCGCGGCGCTGCTCATGATAATTATGATTGATCCGAGTGATAAGATACTCCTCGTTACACTGCTGAAGGAAGATTTCCACTTGGAAGACATAAAACAGCTTATAGTTAGGGCCAACTTTATAGGGCTCCTGCTTTTGGTTATATTTGCGGTAGCTGGGAAAATAATACTCCAGGATATCTTTCACATAGAGCTTGACGCGTTGAGGGTGGCAGGTGGCTTTGTGCTTTTTAAAATTGGTCTGGAAGCATTAGAAGGCGGTGGTATGGTAACGCTCAAGAAAGAGAAGAACATACTTGCTTTAGCTGCTGTTCCTGTTGCTACGCCTCTAATCGCAGGTCCAGCAGCAATAACCACCGCAATTACGCTCACCGCTGAATACAGCATAAGCGTTTCAGTTGCAGCAACATTTTTGGCAATACTCGCGACAGCCCTCATAATGTTTGTAACCCTTTATGTGGCCGAGAATGTTAGTAAAACAACATTGGGTGTCTTCATTAGAATAATAGGTCTCTTCACGATGGCCATCGGTGCTCAGATGATGGTCCAGGGGGCCGGAGGTATTTTGGTGAACATCCTCTTAAACGCTTAGGAAGTTTAGAGACAAGTTTTTAAGGGTTCTTTCTTTTTCCTTGTTAGGTGAAAGATATGGCAAAGCAAGAGTTGGCGAGAGTTAAAGGAACGAGAGATCTGCTTCCAGAGGATATGGCAAAGAGACGCTGGGTATTTGAGAGGATAAGGGAAGTTTTCGAGCGCTACGGCTTTAAAGAGATTTTGACTCCAACTTTCGAGTACACAAAGCTCTTCCAGCTTAGGAGTGGAGAGGAGGTTGTAGATCAGCTCTATGCCTTTGAGGATAAAGGTGGAAGGAACATCTCGCTTAGACCAGACTTAACCTCAAGTGTCGCTCGATTATTTGTGAACTCTTTCCAAACAGCTCCAAAGCCCATAAGATGGTACTACATAACAAACATGTTCCGCTATGAAGAGCCTCAAAGCGGCCGCTTGAGGGAGTTCTGGCAGGCAGGAGTTGAGCTCATAGGCTCTCAAAAAGTTGAGGCCGATGCGGAGGTTATAGCGCTTTTAATCGAGTCCTACTTAGCCACCGGACTTAAAGAATTCACTGTTAATGTTGGAGATAGGGTTATTTTGGATGAATTCGCTAAAATGCTGGGTGTTAAGGACGATATAGGTCTAATGCGCTTCATCGATAAGAAAGATAAGATAGAGAAAGAAGAATTTGTAAAGGGCTTAAAGGACTTTGGGCTCGATGATGAAGGAGTGGAAAAAGTTTTGGCTTTGATTGAGCTTAAAGGCAAACCGGATGAAGTTTTGCCCAAGGCCTACGAGCTCTTTACGAGCGACGTTGCAACTGAAGAACTTAAGCGTATCGAAGAGCTTTTCGAACTTTTGGACTCTTATGGGGTTGGCGAATATGCTTTGATAGACTTTGGAATTGCGAGGGGCTTTGATTACTACACAAGCATAGTCTTTGAGGCGATAGCTCCAAACGAGCTGGGTATAGGCTCAATTGGTGGTGGAGGAAGATATGACAACTTGATAGAGGTCTTTGGAGGAAGGCCAACTCCTGCGACAGGCTTTGCAATTGGAATAGAGCGTTTGATCCCAATCTTGGAGAACAAAGGTCTTTTGCCTGAGCTTAAGATTGGAAGTGATGTCTTTATAGCTTACATCGGAAAGGAGCTGGAAGTCAGGAAGAAAGTAATAGAGCTTACCCAGGATCTCAGAAGGAGCGGAATTAGAGCAGAATATGATGTCCAAGGACGCAAATTGAGGAAGGCATTGGACTATGCAAATGCCCAGGGAATTCCTTATGTTGTAATACTTGGAAAGCGCGACTTGGCCGAAGGAAAAGCCACTATCAGAGATATGGAGAGCGGAGAGCAGTTTGTTGTTGGCCTTGGTGAGGTAGTGAAAAAGGTTAAAGAGCTTTTGGGAGAATAAAGTGTGGTGGTTGAAATGATGCCAATGAAAGGTATGAATCCAAAACAGATGCAGAGAATGATGAAGCAGCTCGGAATTAAGATGGAGGAGCTTGAAGGTGTTGAAGAGGTCATCATCAGGATGAAAAACAAGGAAATTGTTATCAAAGAGCCCTCTGTCACGGTAATCACTGCAATGGGAGAGAAGAGCTATCAAATAGTTGGTAAAGAAGAAGTCAAAGAACTCTTAAACATAAGTGAAGAGGACATAAAGCTCGTTATGGAGCAGACTGGAGCTGATTATGAAGCCGCTAAAAAAGCCTTGGAAGAAACAAAAGGTGACTTAGCTGAAGCAATTATAAAGCTCCAAGGAGCTTGATTTTTAATTTCTTTGCATATTCTCTCTTATCTGTACTAACTGGGCACTTTGTTTGATATGTTTTTGAGAGTCCTTAAAATAATCTCTCGAAAGAGTTTAGAGGCAAGATTAGCCTGCTTTTTAATATTAAGGTATCCTTGGCTACTTTTTTCTTTCTTTTGCTGACCTAGCTTTTTAACTACAGTTTCAATTGCTTTTAGCAATTATCCTGACATTATCCTCCTTATCCTGAAGGAGCTTGAGACATCATTACTAGCATCATTGGCACTGCTATTCTAATAATTCCATTTAGCACTTACTTTGATGCCTTTAGTAGAAACCCAAAAACCTATATATCCTTGGTCAAAGCTCATGAATGATGAAGGTTATAGGTGTAATTAGACATTCCCAGAGAAAAAGGGTCAGCAGAGAAGAATTTGAAGAGCTTTTAAGTAGTGCAGGCTATGAGGTTCTTGACATTATAGAGCAGGTTAGAGAAGAGAGTCCCCGCTACAACATAGGTAAAGGAAAGGTGCAGGAGATTAAGGTCAAAATTGAAGAGCTTAAGCCAGATAAAGTTATTTTTGCAAACCGTCTCACTCCTTCTCAGGCCTACAACCTATCTAAGGAACTTGGCATAGAAATTATAGACAAATGGCAGCTCGTTTTAGAGATATTTGAGAAGAGAGCTCGTTCTAAGGAAGCTAAGCTTCAAGTTGAGCTTGCCAACCTTCAGTATGAGCTCCCTATAGTAAAAGAAGCAATTAGAAGGATCAAGCTTGGAGATAAGGCAGGTTTCAAGGGAATGGGTCAGTATCAAACACAGCAGTATCTCAAGCACATTCGCTATAGGATGGGTAAAATTAGGAAGGAGCTTGAGAGGGTTAAAGCTGATAGGGCAGTAAAGAGAAAGAGGAGGGAAGAGGTTGGCTTTATTCTTTTGGCTTTGGCAGGATACACAAATGCGGGTAAGTCTACCCTTTTAAATGCGCTGACGAGAGAAGAGGTGGCTGTTAAGAATCAAATGTTCACAACATTAGGCACAATTACTAGGGCGTTCAAAGTAAGCAGAAAAAAGGTTTTAGTTACTGATACCGTTGGGTTTATAGACAATCTACCTCCATTCATTGTGGAGGCTTTTCATTCGACACTTGAGGAGATTGTACAGGCTGATATAATTCTCCTTGTTTTGGATGCAAGTGAGCCTTGGACTGAGATAAAAAGGAAGTTTTTGGCTTCAATTCACGTTCTAAGAGAGCTCAAGTCGCTTGATAAGCCAATAATAGCTGTGCTCAATAAGAATGATTTGACAACTCCCGAAGACATTAAAGACAAAAAAGAGGAGATAAAAAAATTGGCGGATTCGAGGGGTTTGGTAATCTTTGATGTGGTTTCTATATCCGCTAAGCTGAATGATCTTGATGAGCTCTTTGATGCTTTGGATAGGCTGATTTTGACTTTACCAAAGTTTAAGCTGTTTGAGATTATCGTTGGAGATATTGAAAAAGTTCCGAGGGTTTTATCTCTTTTGAACTCCATTGGGGAGATTGTAGAGGTAAAGGAGAATGAAGAAACAAGGATTTTAGCTTACATTCAAATGGGAATGATAAAGGAGCTAACAAAGCTTGGTGTGGAATTAAAGCAGGCTGGCGAGAGCAAAGAGCTTGAAGATAGCTAAAGCGAAGAAAACTGCCGTCAAAGGTGTTGCAATCCATCCAAACGCGATATCAGCGAGAGTTTTTTTGTTTATACCGTGGCCTGTAACTAGGCCTACGCCCATAACGCCTCCTACAATCGCTTGACTTGAGCTTACAGGCAAGCCCAAAATATTTGCGGCGCTGACCGCTATGGCAGAGCCAAATTGAGCCGCGAATGCTGATATTGGGCCTAAAGACGTTATTTCTTTTCCAACGGTGTGCATAACGGCATAGCTGAATGTTAGTGCTCCCAACGAGAGGCTTATAGCGCCAAAAATGCCTGCTATCTCTGGCTCAATTACTCCAGCGCCTACCAGCGGACCGGTAGCATTTGCAACTTCGTTTGCACCGAAGTTAAAGGCCATGTAAGAGCCTCCCAAAACAGCAAGCCACTTATAGAGCAATTCAATGCTTCTAACGCTTTTTATGTTATTAACCACAATACCATAAATTTTGTAGAGAATACTTGAAACTAAAGCTGCTACGATGGGGGAAACAATCCAAGCTCCAGCTATTTTTGTTAATGTGTGCCACTCCACCGGAGCTCTTATTGCCACTCCAACCCCCACAACGCCTCCGATTATAGCTTGGGTTGTTGACACAGGAAGGCCTCTAATCGTTGCTATGGTGACCCAAAGGCCAGCAGCTAAGAGGGCTATAACTGCCAATTGGAGTGTTAAATACCCTTCGGGGATTATGCCCTTTCCTACAGTTTTCATTACTTTGTACCCCTCTAAATATGCCCCAACTAACACAAAAACTGCTATCGTTAGTGTTGCTTGCTTAAAGGAGAGTATATTTGCCCCCACAGCTGTCCCCATGGCGTTTGCGCTGTCATTTGCTCCTATGTTCCAAGCGATGTAAAAACCGACTGCGAAAACTGCTATAATCAACGCATCCATGGGAATCCCTCTATAGTGGCATATAGTCTATATAGATAAAAACTTAGATTGGAGCGCTTTTAAATTTTTTCTTTGGTATTTTCCGGTATGGTGTTTGAATTGAGACTCCTATTTGTTACTTTACAAATGTAAATGGCACCTTTAATGAGAAGTAATGCTTTTTTCTATACACTAACCATGAATTATGTTCACTTTTACCCAAAGACACTTGCCGAAAGCGTTTTCTTTCTATACCGAAAACTAAATAAATGCTTTTTATCAACAAAACATGAAAACTTATTGGGAGGAAGAGAAAATGATAGAAATTCGTTTTCACGGTAGAGGTGGACAAGGTGCTGTTACTGCGGCCAACATATTAGCAGGAGCTGCATTTACAGAGGGCAAGTACGTCCAAGCATTCCCATTCTTTGGTGTTGAGAGAAGAGGAGCACCAGTCACAGCTTTTACAAGAATCGACGAGAAGCCCATTAGGATAAAGACTCAAATTTATGAGCCAGATGTTGTCGTTGTTTTAGATCCATCCCTCCTCCAAGTCGTTGATGTTACGGCTGGTCTTAAAGAGGGAGGAATTGTTATTGTAAACACAGAGAAGAGCAAGGAAGAAGTTCTTGAGCTCCTTAAGAAGAAGCCAAAGAAGCTCGCCATTGTTGACGCTACAAGCATAGCCCTCGAGGTTCTTGGATTACCAATTACAAACACCTCAATATTGGGTGCAGTTGCTAAGGCAACGGGCATAGTCAAGATTGAGAGCGTTGAGAGTGCTATTAAAGACACATTCTCCGGCGAACTTGGCGAAAAGAACGCTAAGGCTGCAAGAGAAGCCTTTGAAAAGACAGAAATTTATGAGATTTGATTTTTCCCACTTTACTTCATTTAATTGCCTAAAATCACTGCCTGTAACTAATTGAAGGAGGGGATCAGTTTGAACACCCTATTTGGGAGTAAAAAAGATGAAGCAAAAAAGCTCACATTCACAAGTGAGAGTGAGTACCCTGAAGCGCCAATCACCCTTGGCACGACCCTGATAAACTTCACTGGGGACTGGAGGACATTTATACCAGAAATTGATGAATCTAAGTGTGTAAAGTGTTACATCTGCTGGAAGTTCTGCCCGGAGCCTTCCATATACATCAAAGAAGATGGCTACGTTGCAGTGGACTACGACTATTGTAAGGGTTGTGGAATTTGTGCGAATGAGTGCCCAACAAAGGCAATAACCATGGTTAGAGAAGAGAAGTGAGGTGGCGAAGATGAAAAAGGTGATAAGTGGAAACTATGCGGCTGCTTATGCCGCTAAGCACGCAAGAGTTGAAGTTGTGGCTGCTTATCCAATTACTCCCCAAACTTCAATCATCGAAAAGATATCTGAGTTCATAGCTAATGGAGAAGTTGAGAACCTCCAATACGTGCCAGTCGAGAGTGAGCACTCCGCAATGGCCGCTTGTATAGGTGCTTCCGCTACAGGAGCGAGGGCATTTACCGCAACTTCAGCTCAGGGTCTCGCTTTAATGCACGAGATGCTCCACTGGGCAAGCGGAGCTAGATTGCCGATAGTAATGGTCGATGTCAACAGAGCTATGGCCCCACCATGGAGCGTTTGGGATGATCAAACTGACTCTTTGGCACAAAGAGATACTGGCTGGCTTCAATTCTATGCCGAAAACAACCAAGAGGTTTATGATGGCGTTTTGATGGCATTTAAGATAGCTGAGCACAAGAAGGTTAACCTTCCTGTTATGGTCATTGAGAGCGCTTTCATATTGAGCCACACTTATGATGTAGTCGACATGCCACCCCAAGAGGAGATAGATGAATTCCTCCCACCAAGGGAGCCGCTCTACACTCTCACGGACTTTGACAACCCAATCGCCG from Palaeococcus pacificus DY20341 includes:
- a CDS encoding threonine--tRNA ligase, encoding MRMLLIHSDYLEYEVKDKALSKPEEISEEQKKGRLDEVLAAFMSVEKVDEANPEEIVQKAVEEIKNVASQVNAQNIFVYPFAHLSSELAKPEVALEILKAIEEKLKEEGFNVKRAPFGYYKAFKLSCKGHPLAELSRTIVPSGEKKEEEVPEALKKEEELVSYWYILTPEGELIEVDKFDFSGHENLKKFANYEISKSRVAEKEPAHVKIMLNQELVDYEEGSDPGNLRYYPKGRLIKSLLENYVTERVIEYGAMEVETPIMYDFEHPALKSYLNRFPARQYIVLSGDKKFFLRFAACFGQFLMKKDATISYRHLPLRMYELTRYSFRREKRGELSGLRRLRAFTMPDMHTVAKDMEQAKAEFKKQYKLSMEVLKGVGLTPEDYEVAIRFTEDFWNENKEFIVELAKIIGKPVLIEMWKQRFFYFVLKFEFNFVDTLDKAAALSTVQIDVENAKRYGVTFYNEEGKEEYPLILHCSPSGAIERVMYAMLEKQAKLQAKGKKAMFPLWLAPIQVRVIPISEQYLDYALYVAGKLEGAKIRVDVDDMNERLNKKIRRAEKEWIPYIIVVGEKEKEQNVITVRKREDGKQYEMQLEELIREIRQKTESFPYKPRPLPLLLSKRPKFRG
- a CDS encoding phospholipid carrier-dependent glycosyltransferase; this translates as MKEETKRIIYIAIIALSLISLFWYSYNEASSNKLKDYIGDEVWYVSASRNILHLLGAELHYFNENTSSYGVNILLPEGLSEDEAYKFRLKIWRIASEYNYTLYVKYENFPAVYYDIPEENYNSFLQSVSKLNVTLIPGFKYPDKENIQNYLNTEHPYLAKGIISLGMLIEDEPIYWRLPGIIAHLIIALLVFLAAYEISKSYLASFIAFFFVVLDPLLFATGIAAMLDIHVAFFTALFVYFMIRGSDSLTGISIGLAAATKLNGAFPYPVFFLKLLRDWRRKEKSLIDALLNGVFIPGIAFIAANIPVMVAIGAERWIRELLGSFKWHLSFKGEHPANSPFWQWFINLKPFPFHYNPDIFAYTDPILMLAMVAMIFAIPYAAKKRGKLLIPFGAFWSIIAFYALQWILGGKTQFSFYATPLVPAAAVSIGVFAKDVIKWEYFEESLGMYWEWLKRAFNCVVMLIRRHESKKRDEKSLIDENVKKEKSNDDIGTG
- a CDS encoding MarC family protein — its product is MLEVGLKEILSAALLMIIMIDPSDKILLVTLLKEDFHLEDIKQLIVRANFIGLLLLVIFAVAGKIILQDIFHIELDALRVAGGFVLFKIGLEALEGGGMVTLKKEKNILALAAVPVATPLIAGPAAITTAITLTAEYSISVSVAATFLAILATALIMFVTLYVAENVSKTTLGVFIRIIGLFTMAIGAQMMVQGAGGILVNILLNA
- the hisS gene encoding histidine--tRNA ligase, translating into MAKQELARVKGTRDLLPEDMAKRRWVFERIREVFERYGFKEILTPTFEYTKLFQLRSGEEVVDQLYAFEDKGGRNISLRPDLTSSVARLFVNSFQTAPKPIRWYYITNMFRYEEPQSGRLREFWQAGVELIGSQKVEADAEVIALLIESYLATGLKEFTVNVGDRVILDEFAKMLGVKDDIGLMRFIDKKDKIEKEEFVKGLKDFGLDDEGVEKVLALIELKGKPDEVLPKAYELFTSDVATEELKRIEELFELLDSYGVGEYALIDFGIARGFDYYTSIVFEAIAPNELGIGSIGGGGRYDNLIEVFGGRPTPATGFAIGIERLIPILENKGLLPELKIGSDVFIAYIGKELEVRKKVIELTQDLRRSGIRAEYDVQGRKLRKALDYANAQGIPYVVILGKRDLAEGKATIRDMESGEQFVVGLGEVVKKVKELLGE
- a CDS encoding nascent polypeptide-associated complex protein; this translates as MKGMNPKQMQRMMKQLGIKMEELEGVEEVIIRMKNKEIVIKEPSVTVITAMGEKSYQIVGKEEVKELLNISEEDIKLVMEQTGADYEAAKKALEETKGDLAEAIIKLQGA
- the hflX gene encoding GTPase HflX; this encodes MKVIGVIRHSQRKRVSREEFEELLSSAGYEVLDIIEQVREESPRYNIGKGKVQEIKVKIEELKPDKVIFANRLTPSQAYNLSKELGIEIIDKWQLVLEIFEKRARSKEAKLQVELANLQYELPIVKEAIRRIKLGDKAGFKGMGQYQTQQYLKHIRYRMGKIRKELERVKADRAVKRKRREEVGFILLALAGYTNAGKSTLLNALTREEVAVKNQMFTTLGTITRAFKVSRKKVLVTDTVGFIDNLPPFIVEAFHSTLEEIVQADIILLVLDASEPWTEIKRKFLASIHVLRELKSLDKPIIAVLNKNDLTTPEDIKDKKEEIKKLADSRGLVIFDVVSISAKLNDLDELFDALDRLILTLPKFKLFEIIVGDIEKVPRVLSLLNSIGEIVEVKENEETRILAYIQMGMIKELTKLGVELKQAGESKELEDS
- a CDS encoding inorganic phosphate transporter, which codes for MDALIIAVFAVGFYIAWNIGANDSANAMGTAVGANILSFKQATLTIAVFVLVGAYLEGYKVMKTVGKGIIPEGYLTLQLAVIALLAAGLWVTIATIRGLPVSTTQAIIGGVVGVGVAIRAPVEWHTLTKIAGAWIVSPIVAALVSSILYKIYGIVVNNIKSVRSIELLYKWLAVLGGSYMAFNFGANEVANATGPLVGAGVIEPEIAGIFGAISLSLGALTFSYAVMHTVGKEITSLGPISAFAAQFGSAIAVSAANILGLPVSSSQAIVGGVMGVGLVTGHGINKKTLADIAFGWIATPLTAVFFALAIFKLFALASLL
- a CDS encoding pyruvate/ketoisovalerate ferredoxin oxidoreductase subunit gamma, which codes for MIEIRFHGRGGQGAVTAANILAGAAFTEGKYVQAFPFFGVERRGAPVTAFTRIDEKPIRIKTQIYEPDVVVVLDPSLLQVVDVTAGLKEGGIVIVNTEKSKEEVLELLKKKPKKLAIVDATSIALEVLGLPITNTSILGAVAKATGIVKIESVESAIKDTFSGELGEKNAKAAREAFEKTEIYEI
- a CDS encoding 3-methyl-2-oxobutanoate dehydrogenase subunit delta, whose amino-acid sequence is MNTLFGSKKDEAKKLTFTSESEYPEAPITLGTTLINFTGDWRTFIPEIDESKCVKCYICWKFCPEPSIYIKEDGYVAVDYDYCKGCGICANECPTKAITMVREEK
- the porA gene encoding pyruvate ferredoxin oxidoreductase, whose amino-acid sequence is MKKVISGNYAAAYAAKHARVEVVAAYPITPQTSIIEKISEFIANGEVENLQYVPVESEHSAMAACIGASATGARAFTATSAQGLALMHEMLHWASGARLPIVMVDVNRAMAPPWSVWDDQTDSLAQRDTGWLQFYAENNQEVYDGVLMAFKIAEHKKVNLPVMVIESAFILSHTYDVVDMPPQEEIDEFLPPREPLYTLTDFDNPIAVGALGTPSDYYEFRYKIAKAMENAKEVIKEVGKEFGERFGRDYSKMIEFYKTEDADFVFMGMGSLMGTVKEAVDLLRKEGYKVGAAKVRWFRPFPREELYELAKNVQGIAVLDRNFSFGQEGILFNEAKGVLYNTDAKPVMKNYIVGLGGRDFTVKDVKVIADNMKAIIEKGELDREIEWYGLKR